The Halomicronema hongdechloris C2206 genome includes a window with the following:
- a CDS encoding S41 family peptidase, with translation MGLPVQLGGEPAQAEMDDSFEDSYKVTLDEAWQIVHREYVDNSFNHVDWQATRQRLLGREYTSRQQAYAALRGALRQLDDPYTRFLEPEEYAALTEQTAGEVSGIGLRLRRDSSTQTVLVTEVVPDSPADEAGLQVGDHIVMVDGQSTERLTAEGVSQLLRGADSSQVTLSISRNGGQPRTLILHRTRLEVSSVEYRVTQQGNRRLGYVRLLEFNAHSTEQMAAAIEALMDQQVEGFILDLRDNPGGLLQASIEISRLWLQRGAIVRTQDRDGQQESILANRTALTDLPLTVLVDGRSASSSEILTGALRDNDRATVVGSPTFGKALVQSLHGLSDGSGLTVTVAHYYTPNGTDISRKGIAPDVVVTLSEQERRTLFNNPQRLGTEADPQYMRAANLLDQIIAAQEQSPQQATSTEPSSSRLGQVAN, from the coding sequence TTGGGCCTCCCCGTCCAGCTTGGAGGCGAACCGGCCCAAGCTGAGATGGACGATAGCTTCGAAGACAGCTATAAGGTAACCCTGGATGAAGCCTGGCAGATTGTTCACCGGGAATACGTTGACAACAGCTTTAACCACGTCGATTGGCAAGCTACCCGTCAGCGCCTATTGGGGCGCGAATACACCTCACGGCAGCAAGCCTATGCTGCCCTCAGGGGCGCCCTACGCCAACTCGATGATCCCTACACTCGCTTTCTCGAGCCCGAGGAATATGCGGCCTTGACCGAACAGACCGCAGGTGAGGTGTCTGGCATTGGCTTGCGGTTGCGCCGAGATAGCAGCACCCAGACAGTTTTAGTCACAGAGGTCGTCCCTGACTCTCCGGCTGATGAGGCTGGCCTGCAGGTAGGAGACCATATTGTCATGGTGGATGGCCAATCGACTGAGCGCCTGACGGCAGAAGGGGTGTCTCAGCTGTTGCGGGGAGCCGACAGTAGTCAAGTCACCCTCAGCATCTCTCGCAACGGTGGCCAACCTCGCACCCTGATTCTCCACAGAACCCGCTTAGAAGTCTCTAGTGTCGAATATCGAGTCACTCAGCAAGGCAATCGTCGGCTTGGCTATGTGCGGCTGCTAGAATTCAATGCCCACTCCACCGAACAGATGGCCGCAGCAATCGAGGCGTTGATGGATCAACAGGTCGAGGGCTTTATTCTGGATCTACGAGACAATCCAGGGGGATTGCTGCAGGCTAGCATTGAAATTAGCCGACTGTGGTTGCAGCGAGGGGCCATTGTGCGCACTCAAGACCGTGATGGACAGCAGGAGTCGATTTTAGCTAATCGCACTGCGTTGACTGATCTACCCTTGACAGTCTTAGTAGACGGCCGCTCCGCCAGTTCCAGTGAAATCTTGACAGGGGCCCTGCGCGACAATGATCGAGCCACGGTGGTGGGAAGCCCCACCTTCGGTAAGGCCCTAGTGCAATCCCTCCATGGACTCTCCGATGGCTCAGGTCTGACAGTGACGGTGGCGCATTACTACACTCCCAATGGCACCGATATTAGCCGTAAGGGTATTGCACCGGATGTGGTGGTTACTCTGTCAGAGCAAGAGCGCCGCACCCTGTTCAACAATCCCCAACGATTGGGAACCGAGGCCGATCCCCAGTATATGAGGGCGGCTAATTTGCTAGACCAGATCATTGCAGCCCAGGAGCAATCGCCTCAGCAAGCCACAAGCACAGAACCTTCCTCCAGTCGCCTGGGTCAGGTTGCTAATTAA
- the mfd gene encoding transcription-repair coupling factor, with product MAFSSITRALGRSPLTADLLDKLQRQSWLRLTGAARLPRGLVVSALAQSRSSPLLVMTATLEEAGRWSAQLEAMGWTTVHFYPTSEASPYEPFDQESEMTWGQLQVLADLLRRPTTVTDPIALVATERALQPHLPPVEVLRTYCLTLAAGQELNLKQLSQHLARLGYDKVSTVEMEGQWARRGDIVDVFPVASELPVRLELFGDDLERLREFDPASQRSLDAVSQVVLTPTDYAPIILDGLEQQGKVTAVLSSAEQDALAQGQRPEGLRRWLGLAFPRVASLLDYVPENTVIALDEPDQCRAHGEQWLEHVEEHWQDLDQAARPLSPPRLHRCFDNVLADLEIFPHLYLSEIAEEGHGFNLASRPVPAIPHQFGKLAETIRQQRDRTFAIWLLSAQPSRSVSLLQEHDCPAQFIPNPRDYGAIDKLQGQHTPVAVKYSGLAEVEGFILPTFRMVVVTDREFFGQHTLATPGYVRKRRRAASKQVDPNKMKPGDYVVHRSHGIGRFLRLESLTVSQETREYLVIQYADGLLRVAADQVGALSRYRATSEGAPTLNKMSGKAWEKTKGKARKAIKKVAVDLLKLYAQRAKLEGVAYPADMPWQEELEDSFPYQPTPDQLKAVQDVKRDMESPRPMDRLVCGDVGFGKTEVALRAIFKAVTAHRQVALLAPTTILTQQHYHTLKERFAPYPIQVRLLNRFRTAEEKKAILARLATGELDVVVGTHQLLGKGVKFKDLGLLVVDEEQRFGVNQKEKIKTLKAQVDVLTLSATPIPRTLYMALSGVREMSLITTPPPSRRPIKTHLAPYDPEAVRAAIRQELDRGGQVFYVVPRVEGIEEILERLRQWVPGARLTLAHGQMPEGELESTMLSFSNGEADILVCTTIIESGLDIPRVNTILVEDAHRFGLSQLYQLRGRVGRAGIQAHAWLFYPRQQALTEKARRRLRAIQEFTQLGSGYQLALRDMEIRGVGNLLGAEQSGQMDAIGFDLYTDMLEEAFAEIRGQEIPQVEDTQVDLPVTAFIPSNYIPELEQKMSAYRSLAAASSQVELTQLVADLSDRYGPIPHATEQLIRVLALKQIAKSLGFARIKPEGKQHVVMETPMEEPAWKRLQEGLPSHLRPRFVYAPGKVIVRGLGVLKPDKQLENLTTWLTGMQGALPTSTPG from the coding sequence ATGGCTTTCTCTTCCATTACTCGCGCCTTGGGGCGTTCCCCGTTAACTGCTGATCTCCTCGATAAGCTGCAACGGCAGTCCTGGCTCAGATTGACTGGAGCAGCTCGACTGCCGCGGGGATTAGTGGTATCGGCTCTAGCCCAGAGCCGCTCCAGCCCTTTACTAGTGATGACGGCCACCCTGGAAGAGGCGGGGCGCTGGTCTGCCCAGTTAGAAGCCATGGGATGGACGACAGTGCATTTCTATCCCACCTCTGAGGCCTCTCCCTATGAGCCCTTCGATCAAGAGTCGGAGATGACTTGGGGGCAGTTGCAGGTGTTAGCCGATTTACTGCGACGGCCGACGACAGTAACAGATCCCATTGCCCTGGTGGCTACGGAGCGAGCGCTACAGCCCCATCTCCCGCCGGTGGAGGTCCTGCGCACCTACTGCTTGACCTTGGCAGCAGGGCAGGAGCTGAATCTAAAGCAGTTGAGTCAACACCTAGCTCGATTGGGCTATGACAAGGTGTCTACGGTAGAGATGGAAGGACAATGGGCTCGCCGGGGAGACATTGTTGATGTATTTCCGGTGGCTTCGGAGTTACCGGTGCGCCTGGAACTGTTTGGCGATGACCTGGAAAGACTGCGAGAGTTTGATCCAGCCAGCCAACGATCTCTGGATGCAGTGTCTCAGGTGGTACTGACACCGACAGACTATGCTCCCATTATCCTGGATGGGTTAGAGCAGCAGGGGAAGGTAACTGCTGTGCTCTCATCGGCCGAGCAAGATGCCCTGGCCCAAGGACAACGACCTGAGGGATTGCGACGATGGCTGGGGTTGGCCTTTCCTAGGGTGGCGTCGCTGCTGGATTATGTGCCTGAGAATACGGTCATTGCCCTGGATGAGCCAGATCAGTGTCGCGCTCACGGAGAGCAGTGGCTGGAACATGTGGAGGAACACTGGCAAGATCTAGACCAGGCGGCTAGACCCCTGTCTCCGCCAAGACTCCACCGTTGCTTCGATAATGTCTTGGCGGATCTAGAGATTTTCCCGCATCTCTACCTGTCAGAGATCGCTGAAGAGGGCCATGGCTTTAACCTGGCGAGTCGACCGGTACCGGCCATTCCCCATCAATTTGGCAAGTTGGCGGAGACGATTCGGCAACAACGCGATCGCACCTTTGCCATCTGGCTCCTATCGGCTCAACCCTCGCGCTCTGTTTCCCTACTGCAGGAGCACGATTGTCCGGCTCAGTTTATTCCCAATCCCCGCGACTATGGGGCCATCGACAAACTCCAGGGCCAACATACCCCTGTCGCCGTGAAGTATTCTGGCTTGGCCGAGGTAGAAGGCTTCATCCTGCCTACCTTTCGGATGGTGGTAGTCACCGACCGAGAATTCTTTGGTCAACACACCCTGGCCACCCCAGGCTATGTGCGCAAGCGACGGCGGGCCGCCTCGAAGCAGGTGGATCCCAACAAGATGAAGCCGGGGGACTATGTGGTCCACCGCAGCCATGGCATCGGTCGCTTTCTACGGCTAGAGAGTTTGACTGTCAGCCAGGAAACCCGCGAATACCTGGTGATTCAATACGCCGACGGCTTGCTACGAGTGGCCGCTGATCAAGTCGGCGCCCTCTCTCGCTACCGGGCCACGAGTGAAGGCGCCCCCACCCTGAACAAGATGTCGGGCAAAGCCTGGGAGAAGACCAAGGGTAAGGCCCGCAAGGCAATTAAGAAGGTGGCGGTCGACCTACTGAAGCTCTATGCCCAACGAGCCAAACTGGAAGGGGTGGCTTATCCGGCAGATATGCCTTGGCAGGAGGAATTGGAAGATTCCTTTCCCTACCAGCCGACTCCGGATCAGCTCAAGGCGGTGCAGGATGTGAAGCGGGACATGGAGAGCCCTCGTCCCATGGATCGACTGGTATGTGGGGATGTGGGCTTCGGCAAGACCGAGGTGGCCCTGCGAGCCATCTTCAAGGCGGTGACGGCCCATCGGCAAGTGGCTCTGCTGGCGCCCACGACGATTCTGACCCAACAGCATTACCACACCCTGAAGGAACGGTTTGCCCCCTATCCGATCCAGGTGAGACTGCTGAACCGCTTTCGCACCGCCGAAGAAAAGAAAGCCATCTTAGCGCGTCTAGCCACGGGGGAACTCGATGTGGTGGTGGGTACCCACCAGTTGTTGGGGAAAGGAGTCAAGTTCAAGGACTTGGGCTTGTTGGTGGTAGATGAGGAACAGCGTTTCGGCGTCAACCAAAAGGAAAAGATCAAGACCCTTAAAGCTCAGGTGGATGTGCTTACTCTTAGCGCCACCCCGATCCCCCGCACCCTCTATATGGCTCTGTCTGGGGTGCGGGAGATGAGCCTGATTACTACCCCACCGCCGTCTCGGCGTCCGATTAAGACCCATCTTGCTCCCTATGACCCGGAGGCGGTGCGGGCCGCCATTCGCCAGGAGCTAGACCGGGGCGGACAAGTCTTCTATGTTGTCCCCCGGGTAGAGGGCATCGAGGAGATTCTGGAGCGGTTGCGGCAGTGGGTGCCAGGGGCGCGGCTGACCCTAGCCCATGGGCAGATGCCGGAGGGGGAATTGGAATCCACCATGCTCAGCTTTAGCAATGGGGAGGCCGATATCCTGGTGTGTACCACTATCATCGAGTCGGGGCTGGATATTCCTCGGGTGAATACGATCCTAGTGGAAGATGCCCACCGCTTCGGCCTGTCCCAGCTGTACCAGCTGCGGGGGCGAGTAGGGCGAGCCGGGATTCAGGCCCATGCTTGGTTGTTCTATCCCCGGCAACAGGCCCTGACGGAGAAGGCACGACGGCGGCTACGGGCAATTCAGGAATTTACCCAGTTGGGATCGGGCTATCAATTGGCCCTGCGAGACATGGAAATTCGGGGGGTCGGCAATTTATTGGGGGCAGAGCAGTCGGGTCAGATGGATGCCATTGGCTTTGATCTGTATACCGATATGCTGGAGGAGGCCTTTGCTGAGATTCGGGGTCAGGAAATTCCTCAGGTGGAGGATACTCAGGTGGATCTGCCGGTGACGGCCTTTATCCCCAGTAACTATATTCCGGAGCTGGAGCAGAAGATGAGTGCCTATCGCTCCTTGGCGGCAGCTAGCAGTCAGGTGGAGTTGACCCAACTGGTGGCAGACTTGAGTGATCGCTATGGGCCAATTCCCCACGCCACAGAACAGTTAATTCGGGTGCTAGCGTTGAAGCAGATTGCTAAGAGTTTGGGCTTTGCCCGGATTAAGCCGGAAGGCAAACAACATGTGGTGATGGAAACGCCGATGGAGGAACCGGCTTGGAAGCGACTGCAGGAAGGCTTGCCTAGCCATCTAAGGCCCCGCTTTGTCTATGCCCCGGGCAAGGTGATCGTGCGGGGACTAGGGGTGCTGAAACCGGATAAGCAGCTGGAGAATCTCACTACCTGGCTGACGGGGATGCAGGGAGCATTACCGACCTCAACCCCAGGCTAG
- a CDS encoding family 10 glycosylhydrolase, producing the protein MNVKPQFLWSLNRFRHWCLPPFILGQTALLLVTGLFHPTTVVAQQLNRYCQVSQSTAVEKETLRRAAFTGDAEAKQQYEMTWQQHADTLRQCRSRTWPRQQSVWLRLYPCDLQPGILEAVLDRIVNLGYNQVYVEVFYNGQVLLPQADNPTVWPTVVQTPGYERRDLLAEAITKGRDRGLQVYAWVFTLNFGFSYTQRSDRQSVLARNGRGQDSLTAANLGLTSNPDEVFVDPYHPLAQQDYQRFIQAVLQRRPDGVLFDYVRYPRGTGANSVASKVQDLWIYGDASRRSFFQRALNRKGRELMRRFLSRGYLLEADLSEVDQLFPEEGPPLWQSRMPPDDVEAQTLATRRLQLQNELWRFSVAHAVQGVIDFLGQISQPVQQQGIEAGVVFFPDGNRTVGSGGYDSRLQYWDRFPRTMSWHPMAYSVCGHTGCILDDIRRVINTAGSGSERFVEPALAGVWGRPGNNRPALETQMDAIQRALPQIDSLSHFAYSWQDPEFDRVRKFCELR; encoded by the coding sequence GTGAACGTCAAACCGCAGTTCCTCTGGTCTTTGAATCGATTCCGCCACTGGTGCCTTCCTCCCTTTATCCTGGGACAAACCGCCCTATTGCTGGTAACTGGGCTGTTTCACCCCACGACTGTGGTGGCGCAGCAGCTGAATCGCTACTGCCAAGTCTCCCAGTCCACTGCTGTCGAGAAGGAAACCTTACGCCGAGCTGCCTTCACTGGAGACGCCGAGGCTAAACAGCAGTATGAGATGACCTGGCAACAGCACGCAGATACCCTGCGTCAGTGTCGCAGCCGTACCTGGCCACGCCAGCAAAGCGTTTGGCTCCGTCTCTATCCCTGTGATTTACAGCCCGGCATTCTAGAGGCTGTCCTCGATCGCATCGTTAACTTGGGCTATAACCAGGTCTACGTCGAGGTGTTTTACAATGGCCAAGTCCTGCTCCCCCAGGCAGATAATCCCACCGTCTGGCCCACTGTCGTCCAAACTCCCGGCTATGAACGACGAGATCTCCTGGCAGAGGCCATTACCAAGGGGCGAGACCGGGGACTGCAAGTATATGCCTGGGTATTCACCCTCAATTTTGGCTTCTCGTACACCCAACGCTCTGACCGGCAATCCGTATTGGCTCGAAATGGCCGCGGCCAAGATAGCCTGACGGCTGCCAATCTAGGGTTGACCAGCAATCCCGACGAGGTATTCGTCGACCCTTATCATCCCCTAGCCCAGCAAGACTACCAGCGCTTCATACAGGCAGTGCTACAGCGGCGTCCCGATGGTGTCCTGTTTGACTATGTGCGCTATCCTCGAGGCACTGGTGCTAATTCAGTGGCCTCAAAAGTCCAGGATCTCTGGATTTACGGCGATGCCTCTCGGCGGTCGTTCTTTCAGCGGGCTCTAAACCGTAAGGGGCGTGAACTCATGCGTCGCTTCCTCAGCCGCGGCTATCTGCTAGAAGCGGATCTGAGCGAGGTCGATCAACTCTTTCCAGAGGAAGGCCCGCCCCTGTGGCAAAGCCGGATGCCTCCCGACGATGTCGAGGCGCAAACCCTAGCGACTCGACGGCTGCAACTTCAAAATGAGCTGTGGCGCTTCAGTGTCGCCCATGCGGTGCAGGGAGTGATCGACTTCTTGGGGCAAATATCTCAGCCAGTCCAACAACAGGGGATTGAAGCTGGAGTCGTATTTTTCCCAGATGGCAATCGTACCGTGGGCAGTGGCGGCTATGATTCTCGTCTGCAATATTGGGATCGATTTCCCAGAACTATGTCTTGGCATCCTATGGCCTACAGCGTCTGTGGCCATACCGGTTGCATTTTGGATGACATTCGTCGGGTCATCAATACGGCTGGGTCAGGCAGTGAGCGCTTTGTAGAACCCGCCCTTGCTGGAGTGTGGGGACGACCTGGCAACAATCGTCCGGCCCTGGAGACTCAGATGGACGCTATTCAGCGGGCCTTACCCCAGATCGATAGCCTCAGCCATTTCGCCTACTCCTGGCAGGATCCCGAATTTGATCGGGTGCGGAAGTTCTGTGAGTTGCGGTAA
- a CDS encoding DUF1232 domain-containing protein yields the protein MRSPIQSFYTWYRQVLRNSRFRWLLIVGTVLYLLSPIDIAPDIIPIVGWIDDGLLITLLVSELSQMAMDWLGRSTQTRPQEKSDGPVIDVTAREN from the coding sequence ATGCGATCCCCCATCCAGTCCTTTTATACCTGGTATCGCCAGGTGCTGCGAAACAGTAGATTTCGCTGGCTCTTAATTGTAGGCACTGTGCTGTACCTGCTGAGCCCGATTGATATTGCCCCAGATATCATCCCTATTGTGGGCTGGATTGATGATGGTTTGCTCATAACTCTATTGGTCAGTGAACTCTCCCAGATGGCTATGGACTGGCTTGGGCGCTCCACCCAGACCAGGCCTCAGGAGAAGTCAGACGGACCAGTGATTGATGTGACTGCCCGTGAGAATTAG
- the ftsH gene encoding ATP-dependent zinc metalloprotease FtsH — MAVKKDPQPPRTRQILNIVFIVLSGLLVLSLFLPSNFSTQIPREPYSMFIHRVQDHEVLRASVGQDEIRYQVRDDQGNPGEVYATTPIFDLQLPNLLEENGVEFAAVPPPKNQWFTNLLGWIIPPLIFVAVWRLFLARGGGTQGALSIGKSRARVYVEGETAKITFDDVAGVDEAKAELVEIVDFLKTPGRFTQLGARIPKGVLLVGPPGTGKTLLAKAVAGEAGVPFFSISGSEFVEMFVGVGSSRVRDLFEQAKKQSPCIIFIDELDAIGKSRSTGGFYGGNDEREQTLNQLLTEMDGFNASETTVIVLAATNRPESLDPALLRPGRFDRQVLVDRPDLRGREAILHIHAQGVRLAEDVELRTVAMRTPGFAGADLANLVNEAALLAARHGHTAVTQSDFDEAIERVIAGLEKKSRALSDREKRIVAYHEVGHALVGAVMPGTDRVEKISIVPRGMAALGYTLQLPTEERFLRDEMELRGQIATLLGGRSAEELVFGRVTTGAANDLKRATDLAEQMVTSFGMSKVLGPLAYDRSQRGQFLEDGLANVRRAVSNETAKAIDAEVKGLVEQGHQQALAILQANHALLETVAETLLADEVIEGEALKQFLQRVQPPDTTAVTVAGPAMAQVPQ; from the coding sequence ATGGCTGTTAAGAAGGATCCCCAACCACCGCGGACGCGCCAAATCCTCAATATCGTATTTATCGTGTTGAGTGGTTTGTTAGTCCTGTCATTGTTCTTGCCGAGTAATTTCAGCACTCAGATTCCTCGGGAACCCTATAGCATGTTTATCCACCGGGTGCAGGACCATGAGGTGCTGCGGGCATCGGTGGGTCAAGATGAGATTCGCTATCAGGTGCGCGATGACCAGGGCAACCCCGGCGAGGTCTACGCCACTACCCCGATTTTTGATCTGCAATTGCCTAATTTACTCGAAGAGAATGGGGTTGAATTTGCGGCGGTGCCTCCTCCTAAGAATCAATGGTTTACCAACTTGCTGGGCTGGATTATTCCCCCATTGATCTTCGTGGCGGTCTGGCGCCTATTCTTGGCCAGAGGAGGTGGTACTCAGGGGGCATTGTCTATCGGCAAAAGCCGGGCCCGAGTGTACGTGGAAGGGGAAACGGCCAAGATAACATTTGATGATGTGGCTGGAGTCGACGAGGCCAAGGCGGAGTTGGTGGAAATTGTCGACTTTCTCAAGACGCCAGGGCGATTTACTCAGTTGGGGGCACGCATTCCCAAGGGAGTATTGTTGGTGGGGCCCCCAGGGACGGGAAAGACTCTATTGGCTAAGGCTGTGGCTGGAGAGGCTGGGGTCCCTTTCTTCAGTATTTCTGGCTCAGAATTTGTGGAGATGTTTGTGGGGGTTGGTTCGTCGCGGGTTCGAGATCTATTTGAGCAGGCTAAGAAGCAGTCTCCCTGTATTATTTTCATCGACGAGTTGGATGCCATCGGTAAGTCGCGTAGCACTGGCGGTTTCTATGGGGGGAACGATGAGCGGGAGCAGACGCTGAACCAGCTCTTGACGGAAATGGATGGATTTAATGCCAGTGAGACGACAGTTATCGTGCTGGCAGCTACGAACCGGCCCGAGAGCCTAGATCCAGCGTTGCTGCGACCAGGGCGCTTTGACCGTCAGGTGTTGGTAGATCGGCCTGATTTGAGAGGGCGAGAAGCGATTCTACACATTCATGCTCAGGGGGTGAGACTGGCGGAGGATGTCGAGCTGAGAACCGTTGCCATGCGCACCCCTGGGTTTGCTGGAGCCGATTTGGCCAATTTAGTGAATGAGGCGGCCCTGTTGGCAGCCCGCCATGGGCACACAGCAGTGACCCAGTCTGACTTTGACGAGGCCATTGAACGGGTAATCGCGGGGTTGGAGAAGAAGAGCCGGGCGCTGAGCGATCGAGAAAAGCGGATCGTAGCCTATCACGAGGTGGGTCACGCGTTGGTAGGGGCGGTGATGCCGGGCACTGACCGGGTAGAAAAGATTTCGATCGTGCCGCGGGGCATGGCGGCTCTAGGCTACACGTTACAGTTGCCGACGGAGGAGCGCTTTCTGCGGGATGAGATGGAGCTGAGAGGGCAAATTGCCACCTTGTTGGGAGGTCGCTCAGCTGAGGAATTGGTATTCGGCAGGGTAACGACGGGGGCTGCTAATGATCTCAAACGGGCTACAGATCTAGCGGAACAGATGGTGACCAGCTTTGGCATGAGTAAGGTGCTGGGACCTCTGGCCTATGATCGCAGCCAACGGGGTCAGTTTCTGGAGGATGGGTTGGCTAATGTTCGTCGTGCGGTGAGTAATGAGACGGCCAAGGCGATTGATGCCGAAGTCAAGGGGCTGGTGGAGCAGGGACATCAGCAGGCCTTGGCGATCTTGCAGGCCAATCATGCTTTGCTGGAGACGGTGGCTGAAACGCTGCTGGCCGATGAGGTGATTGAGGGTGAGGCTTTGAAGCAGTTTTTACAACGGGTGCAGCCTCCTGATACGACCGCGGTGACAGTTGCTGGGCCAGCGATGGCTCAGGTGCCGCAGTAG
- the psbO gene encoding photosystem II manganese-stabilizing polypeptide — protein MRYRALLVAFLALCLSVLTACSEGPVATSDAPLTYDQIKDTGLANKCPQISSTRRGDIPLEQDRSYKIVDMCLEPTSYFIKEEPTSKRKEAEFIPGKILTRKTSSLDQVFGDLVKEDDDSLTFYEKGGFDFQATTVQLPGGEQEPFLFTVKGLVAHSQPGLAAVTTSTDLEGDYRVPSYRTSNFLDPRGRGLATGYDAAVGLPARSDSEELRRENTKAFDVGQGHISLQISQIDGYTGEIAGTFEALQPSDTDLGADEPVDVKIQGFFYGRVESSEA, from the coding sequence ATGAGGTATCGTGCCCTATTAGTTGCGTTCTTGGCTCTCTGCCTGAGTGTCTTGACGGCTTGCAGCGAAGGCCCGGTCGCAACGAGTGATGCTCCCCTGACCTACGATCAGATCAAGGACACGGGGCTGGCGAATAAATGTCCCCAGATTTCGTCCACCCGTCGTGGTGATATCCCCCTTGAGCAGGATCGGTCCTACAAAATTGTAGACATGTGCCTGGAACCCACTAGCTATTTCATCAAGGAGGAGCCCACCAGTAAGCGTAAGGAAGCGGAGTTTATTCCTGGTAAGATCCTGACTCGCAAGACGTCGAGTCTAGACCAGGTATTTGGCGATCTGGTGAAAGAAGATGATGATAGTCTCACCTTCTATGAGAAGGGCGGCTTCGATTTCCAGGCAACGACTGTACAACTACCTGGTGGTGAGCAAGAGCCCTTCCTGTTTACAGTGAAGGGACTGGTGGCGCACTCTCAGCCAGGATTGGCAGCCGTCACGACTTCTACCGACTTAGAGGGTGATTATCGGGTACCGTCCTACCGCACCTCTAATTTCCTCGATCCCAGAGGTCGTGGTCTGGCCACTGGCTATGACGCAGCAGTAGGACTTCCGGCCCGCAGTGACAGTGAAGAACTGCGTCGAGAAAACACCAAAGCCTTCGACGTAGGGCAAGGTCATATCTCCCTACAGATTTCTCAGATAGATGGCTACACCGGTGAAATCGCCGGCACCTTCGAGGCACTACAGCCCTCTGACACTGATCTGGGAGCCGATGAGCCGGTTGATGTAAAGATTCAAGGATTCTTCTATGGCCGGGTGGAGTCATCGGAAGCCTAG
- a CDS encoding rhodanese-like domain-containing protein has translation MTLPFDSIDVDALARRLPSEAETLQLIDVREPDEVAIASLPGFQVLPLSQYQDWAAQIHQRFETERETIVMCHHGTRSARMCQWLVQQGFTNVKNLSGGIDAYACQVDPSIPRY, from the coding sequence ATGACGTTACCGTTTGACTCCATTGATGTGGACGCTCTGGCCCGGCGTTTACCGTCTGAGGCTGAAACCTTGCAGTTGATCGATGTGCGGGAACCTGATGAAGTTGCGATCGCATCTCTGCCGGGCTTCCAGGTACTGCCCCTGAGCCAATACCAGGACTGGGCCGCCCAGATCCACCAACGCTTTGAGACCGAGCGAGAAACCATTGTCATGTGTCACCACGGCACGCGCTCTGCTCGCATGTGCCAGTGGCTCGTGCAGCAGGGCTTTACCAACGTGAAAAATCTTAGTGGCGGCATCGATGCCTACGCCTGTCAGGTCGATCCATCGATACCTCGCTATTGA